The DNA sequence AAAAGCGTAAGAGATGTCCCGCTAAGAAATATTTACCTTCTCTCAACTATGGGGGCTGATGATGAGGAGGAAGCAGGATTTCTGTATGCCTTCAAACAAGTTGAGGAGCAGCTTGAAATTCTCAATTTAGAAAATCTCATAACTTTCAGGGGCGGGTATTTTATGGATCATATTCTGGCCAAAATACCTTTAGTAAAACATCGCAATATGCTGGCTGATTGTATAGATGGCAACGCTGAGTTATACCTTAGCCATCCCCGGGATATTGCTGCATCAATGGCACAAATACACGCCGGGAAATCACATTTCGGACGGTCTAAGGTTGAACTCTACAGCGATAAACTGACAATGAGGCAGGTAACAAAAATTATCGGTGATGCCATAGATGAACCTGAGCTGATATATCAGACCGCGTCTGACAAGGAAATGAGGGAGTATTATCTTCAGACAGGATATTCAATCTCAATGGCAAATTGTCTTATTGAAACAGCTCACGGCATAAGCAGGGGGGCTGTTTCACCTTCACTGATCGACCCTTCAACTCCAAACTGTTCGACAAAATTCACTGAGTTTGCAAGAAAAACATTCGCTACTCTGTATAGAAGCTCCACCTGTATGTAGAAAACATAAAAAAAGCCGCTCACTTTGAAAAGCAAGCGGCTGACAAAGCATAGAAAGCCCTTTTTTACAAAACGTAGCCTGATGGGATTTTCATTTTCTTTGGAACACAAATCAAACCATCACGAATTATGATACCGTCACGTTCACCGTTCTGGATATTTTCTACATTTGTAAGTCTGACATTGTCTCCGATCACCACATCCTTATCTATAATGGCATTTTCTATGTGGCAATTTTCTCCGATACCAAGAGTGTTTTTACCAACATCATACTGATCGGCACCCATCAGAATAACTCTGTTTAATTTGCTGCCCTTGCGTATTATGGAACGCACTCCAATGATACAATCCTTCAGGGTCGCTTCTTCAATTATCGAGCCTTCACTTACAACTGATGTATCGATCGTTGAGCCGCTGACTTTTGCTGCAGGTAGAAATCTTGCATGTGTAAAAATTGGCTTGTTTTCATCATAGAAGTTAAAGGGAGGCTTGGGTGCTGTTAAGCTCATATGTGAATCAAAGAAAGCTTTTATCGTACCGATATCTTCCCAGTACCCGGAGAATGGATATGCGTAGACATTATAGTTGGTGATTGCAGCAGGGATTATCTGCTTGCCGAAATCGTCAAAGTCGTATTTTTCCAGAATGTCAATAAGCACATCTCTGTTAAAAATGTAAATACCCATTGATCCTACATGTGTACGCTCTTCATCCTGGGGGTTTTCTTTTTTGGGTCTTAAGTTTGCAGGAAGCTCAAAATCATCTATGATCTGATCCTCTTTTGGCTTCTCGATGAAATCCAAAACCTTGTATTGTGAATCCATCTTCATAATACCAAGTTCACTTACTTTTGATCTTTCGACCGGAACAACGCTCAGAGAAAGATCTGCATTGTTATCTTTGTGAAACTTTAAAAAATCGGTAAAATCCATTTTGTATAGGTGGTCACCGGACAGAAGCAGAATGGTATCTCCGGCGTTGGTGAAATTAGTAAGGTTTTTCCTTACTGCATCAGCTGTTCCCTGGTACCACCCCTTGTTATCCAAAGTCTGTGAAGCGGCAAGAATCGAAACAAAGCCTTTGGAAAAATTATCCATCCTGTAAGTCTGAAAGATATGTCTGTGAAGAGATTCTGATGCAAACTGTGTGAGAATCCAGATTTGACGTATGCCGTGATGGAGACAGTTGCTGATTGGAATGTCAATCAGTCTGAATTTTCCCCCTATTGGAACTGCTGGCTTGGAGCGTGCTTCAGTTAAAGGATGTAAACGTCTTCCCTGTCCACCTGCGAGAATGATTGAAGTGACATTACCTGACATAGATAATCCTTTTGTGGGAGTTTTAGTTTAAGCTCAGCTAGTGCTGAACACGTTATTCTTTAAAGAGAAGGAAATAAATAGGCAAAAAGATAATATACGAAAGTATACAGGGAAGCGAAAGGAAAATAGGAAAAATGATGAAATCTGCACTAAATTGAGCAAATTAAGGTTATATGATCTGCTTCGGTTTCTGCCACACAGGGGTAGAGCGGATTATGGGAAGAGAAGAATTCCCTGCTCTCACAATAAACTGATTACAAGGAGCGAAATATGAGTGAATAAACCTGGAGGTAATGTATGGATAAAAGAATGATTATCCCTGATGAGATCTCATTGGACCTGTATCTGAAAGATATAAGCAAGAATGAGGCTCTGTCAGCGGAAGAAGAAGCACGTCTGGCGGTTCTGATAAAAAAAGGGGATAAAAAAGCACTGGAAAAACTAATCAAGGCAAACCTTAGATTTGTGGTCAGTGTAGCCCGTAACTATCAGAATCAGGGCTTGCCCCTTGGGGAGCTTATAAGTGAAGGTAAT is a window from the Chitinispirillum alkaliphilum genome containing:
- a CDS encoding Glucose-1-phosphate adenylyltransferase; translation: MSGNVTSIILAGGQGRRLHPLTEARSKPAVPIGGKFRLIDIPISNCLHHGIRQIWILTQFASESLHRHIFQTYRMDNFSKGFVSILAASQTLDNKGWYQGTADAVRKNLTNFTNAGDTILLLSGDHLYKMDFTDFLKFHKDNNADLSLSVVPVERSKVSELGIMKMDSQYKVLDFIEKPKEDQIIDDFELPANLRPKKENPQDEERTHVGSMGIYIFNRDVLIDILEKYDFDDFGKQIIPAAITNYNVYAYPFSGYWEDIGTIKAFFDSHMSLTAPKPPFNFYDENKPIFTHARFLPAAKVSGSTIDTSVVSEGSIIEEATLKDCIIGVRSIIRKGSKLNRVILMGADQYDVGKNTLGIGENCHIENAIIDKDVVIGDNVRLTNVENIQNGERDGIIIRDGLICVPKKMKIPSGYVL